In a genomic window of Pedobacter sp. KBS0701:
- a CDS encoding SDR family oxidoreductase yields MILVTGATGQFGSKAVEHLLKNGVEPSAIAVLVRDSNKAKDLEKGIAIREGDYTDQFSMVKAFTGVDKLLLVSSNNREAIENRTQHHKNAINAAKEAGVNHIVYTSFVRKPGFEDSAIADFQKSHLETEKHLAESGLDYTILQNGIYAEMIMAFSGDKVAETKSILFPAGEGKASWVLREELAEAAAHVLITEGHKNKTYTLTNSEAVGFEFIAQHISEILGKEIEYKSPGISEFNAILQKANVPEMYINMLTMWGTALKQQAMDQEDDTLARFLKREPTSVSQYLENYFRK; encoded by the coding sequence ATGATTTTAGTTACAGGAGCAACAGGCCAATTTGGTTCTAAAGCAGTTGAACATTTGTTAAAGAATGGAGTTGAACCTTCAGCAATTGCGGTTTTGGTAAGAGACAGCAACAAAGCAAAGGACCTGGAAAAAGGAATAGCCATTAGGGAAGGTGATTATACCGACCAATTTTCGATGGTAAAGGCTTTTACGGGTGTAGATAAATTATTGCTGGTATCAAGCAACAATAGAGAAGCGATTGAAAACCGGACACAGCATCACAAAAACGCTATAAATGCGGCTAAAGAAGCAGGCGTTAACCATATTGTGTATACTTCTTTTGTGAGAAAACCAGGATTTGAGGACTCAGCGATTGCTGATTTTCAAAAATCCCACCTCGAGACTGAAAAACACCTGGCCGAAAGCGGACTGGATTATACGATACTTCAAAATGGGATCTATGCAGAAATGATAATGGCTTTTTCAGGTGATAAGGTTGCGGAAACTAAAAGCATTTTGTTTCCTGCAGGCGAAGGAAAAGCGAGTTGGGTGCTTCGTGAAGAACTGGCAGAAGCTGCTGCTCATGTTTTAATTACCGAAGGCCATAAAAATAAAACCTATACGTTGACTAATTCCGAAGCTGTAGGTTTCGAATTCATTGCACAGCATATATCTGAAATACTAGGCAAAGAAATTGAATATAAATCTCCTGGCATCAGCGAATTTAATGCGATTCTGCAAAAGGCAAATGTCCCGGAAATGTACATTAATATGTTAACCATGTGGGGTACTGCATTGAAACAGCAGGCAATGGATCAGGAAGATGATACTTTAGCCCGTTTTTTGAAGCGGGAACCAACTTCTGTAAGCCAATATCTGGAAAA